A part of Streptomyces sp. DSM 40750 genomic DNA contains:
- a CDS encoding FAD binding domain-containing protein, protein MHPFSFTKAANTREALNAGRRGGRYIAGGTTLVDLMRETVERPEALVDISGLPLNEVTVTERGGLRIGALVSMAETAANRKVRTTYPVISEALELSASAQLRNMATIGGNIMQRTRCTYFRDVTADCNKRDPGSGCAALNGHNRTHAILGTSDSCVATHPSDVAVAFAALEATVHLLGPDGERRIPFADFLLRPGTTPNREQALRKGELITGVEIPALPRPLRSGYLKVRDRQSYEFALTSAAVALHVRGGLIREAKVAAGGVGTVPWKLSAVERHLIGERPSKSLWKAAAAKAVAGARPLDHNRFKVELLKRTVERQLRIVGGTK, encoded by the coding sequence ATGCATCCCTTCTCCTTCACGAAGGCCGCGAACACCCGTGAGGCCCTCAACGCCGGTCGGCGCGGCGGCCGTTACATCGCCGGGGGCACCACCCTCGTCGACCTGATGCGGGAGACCGTCGAGCGTCCCGAGGCGCTGGTCGACATCTCCGGTCTGCCTCTAAACGAGGTCACCGTCACCGAGCGCGGCGGGCTGCGCATAGGTGCGCTGGTGAGCATGGCCGAGACGGCCGCGAACCGGAAGGTACGCACCACGTACCCGGTCATCTCCGAGGCGCTGGAGCTGAGCGCGTCGGCGCAGCTGCGGAACATGGCCACCATCGGCGGCAACATCATGCAGCGCACCCGGTGCACGTACTTCCGTGATGTGACGGCCGACTGCAACAAGCGTGATCCGGGGTCGGGTTGTGCCGCGCTGAACGGCCACAACCGCACGCACGCGATCCTCGGCACGTCCGACTCCTGCGTGGCCACCCACCCCTCCGACGTCGCTGTGGCCTTCGCGGCGTTGGAGGCGACCGTGCACCTGCTCGGCCCGGACGGGGAACGCCGTATCCCCTTCGCCGACTTCCTGCTGCGGCCCGGCACCACTCCGAACCGAGAACAAGCCCTTCGAAAAGGCGAGTTGATCACGGGAGTGGAGATCCCGGCCCTTCCGCGTCCCCTGCGCTCGGGCTATCTGAAGGTGCGTGACCGGCAGTCGTACGAGTTCGCCCTGACGTCGGCGGCTGTCGCCCTGCATGTGCGCGGCGGGCTGATCCGGGAGGCGAAGGTGGCGGCTGGGGGAGTGGGCACGGTGCCGTGGAAGCTGTCCGCAGTCGAGCGGCACCTCATCGGTGAGCGTCCCTCGAAGTCGTTGTGGAAGGCTGCCGCCGCGAAGGCGGTGGCAGGTGCCCGTCCCCTTGACCACAACCGGTTCAAGGTCGAGTTGCTGAAACGGACCGTTGAGCGTCAGCTGCGCATCGTAGGAGGTACGAAGTGA